One Thalassophryne amazonica chromosome 10, fThaAma1.1, whole genome shotgun sequence genomic region harbors:
- the LOC117519112 gene encoding dimethylaniline monooxygenase [N-oxide-forming] 2-like isoform X1, with protein sequence MVKRVVVIGAGSSGLTCIKTCIDEGLEPVCFECSDDIGGLWKFKESDEPNSTSIYRSLVTNTSKEIMCFSDFPMPGDYPNYMHHSLLLQYFRLYAKHFDLLRYIHFQTTVRSVRQKSDFSQSGQWDVVTVNKDGKEEKHVFDAVLVCSGHYTHPNLPLADFPGHEIFSGKCYHSCEYKDAKDLSGKRVVVVGIGNSAADIAVDISRYAEKTFLSTRGGVWVLSRLSFKGLPMDMVALTRFSSVLSRLLPKNLLNWTLERALNNKYDHRLYSLMPKHRILERKALVNDDLPARILQGAVVMKTNLKEFQRLNILFEDGTVEDNIDTVIFCTGYHAKFPFLPPPLSGGPCEELTLYKRVFPPCLEQPTLAFMGVFLQKGPINPTVEMQARWAVKVFSGLKSLPAMEKMLTIIDSDRKENMKIHPCPRDATLHVNFIPYLDFMAEEVGVRPNLLRIFLRDPVLWMKVFFGPCTPYQYRLSGPRQWEGARQAILTQWERVVQPFKTRPIPEPRPSILFSPWLIPCGVMVLIVVISSQRKVSTVLQGVTPFMDKCRVFLEHSWLTPS encoded by the exons ATGGTCAAGCGTGTGGTGGTGATTGGAGCGGGAAGTTCTGGATTGACCTGCATCAAGACTTGCATTGATGAGGGCCTGGAGCCTGTTTGCTTTGAATGCAGTGATGACATTGGTGGTCTATGGaaatttaag GAGTCAGATGAGCCCAATTCTACCAGCATTTATAGATCATTGGTGACCAACACCTCCAAGGAGATCATGTGTTTCAGTGACTTTCCCATGCCTGGTGACTATCCAAACTACATGCATCACTCTCTGCTTCTGCAGTACTTCAGGCTCTATGCAAAGCACTTTGACTTGCTCAGATACATTCATTTCCAG ACCACAGTGAGAAGTGTAAGGCAAAAGTCAGATTTCTCTCAGTCTGGTCAGTGGGACGTAGTGACAGTTAACAAGGACGGAAAAGAAGAGAAGCATGTCTTTGATGCAGTGCTTGTGTGTTCAGGCCACTACACCCACCCTAACTTACCACTGGCCGACTTTCCAG GTCATGAAATATTTTCTGGAAAGTGTTACCATAGCTGTGAATACAAAGACGCTAAAGACTTAAGTGGAAAGAGGGTGGTCGTGGTTGGCATTGGCAATTCTGCTGCAGACATTGCTGTGGACATCAGTAGATATGCAGAGAAG ACATTTCTCAGCACACGCGGTGGAGTTTGGGTGTTGAGCAGGTTGTCCTTCAAAGGACTGCCCATGGACATGGTGGCTCTCACGAGGTTCAGCAGTGTTCTCTCTCGCCTTCTTCCCAAGAATCTGCTCAACTGGACATTAGAAAGGGCACTGAACAACAAATATGACCACAGACTGTACAGTTTGATGCCTAAACACAG GATTTTGGAAAGAaaagcattggtaaatgatgaCCTACCAGCCCGAATCCTGCAAGGGGCAGTTGTGATGAAGACAAATCTGAAAGAATTCCAGCGTCTTAACATTTTATTTGAAGATGGCACTGTGGAGGACAACATTGACACTGTGATCTTCTGTACAGGATATCATGCAAAATTCCCATTCTTGCCCCCACCTCTATCTGGCGGACCATGTGAAGAGTTGACACTCTACAA GAGAGTGTTTCCTCCTTGTCTTGAGCAGCCCACACTGGCGTTCATGGGTGTTTTCCTTCAAAAGGGACCAATCAACCCCACAGTGGAAATGCAAGCTCGGTGGGCTGTGAAGGTCTTTTCTG GTTTGAAGAGTCTTCCAGCCATGGAGAAGATGCTCACAATAATTGACTCTGACAGGAAAGAAAACATGAAGAT CCATCCCTGCCCACGCGATGCTACACTCCACGTGAATTTTATCCCGTACCTGGATTTTATGGCTGAGGAG GTTGGAGTTCGACCAAACCTCTTAAGAATATTCCTGAGAGACCCTGTACTCTGGATGAAGGTCTTCTTTGGACCATGCACTCCATACCAGTACCGTCTCTCTGGGCCCAGACAGTGGGAAGGTGCCCGCCAAGCCATCCTCACTCAGTGGGAGCGGGTGGTTCAGCCGTTCAAAACTAGACCCATACCAGAGCCCAGGCCATCCATTCTCTTCTCCCCGTGGTTGATTCCATGTGGGGTAATGGTACTAATAGTGGTGATTTCATCCCAAAGGAAGGTCAGCACAGTGTTACAGGGTGTTACTCCATTTATGGACAAATGTAGAGTTTTTCTGGAGCACAGCTGGCTCACTCCTTCATGA